Genomic DNA from Alkalihalobacterium alkalinitrilicum:
ATCTTCTTCTCCCTCACTATAAAGGGTAAGGAGATAATTACAATATTGCTCGGGAAGAAGTCGTGTTTGTTTCCAATATTTTATCTCTTTTATAATAATTTCTTTCCGCTCTTGGTTCATCCTTTCCCCTCCTGAAGCTCTAAATAACTATATTTATTATCGTACGGAAGAGCGAAAAATTGAAGTAAAAAAGCTGACTCAAAGAGTCAGCGTTGAATAATTAATCTAAGAAATCTTTTAGTCGCTTACTTCGACTTGGATGTCTCAATTTTCTTAAGGCTTTCGCTTCAATTTGACGAATTCTCTCACGTGTAACACCGAATACTTTACCAACTTCTTCAAGTGTACGTGTTCTACCGTCATCTAAGCCAAAGCGAAGTCTAAGAACATTTTCTTCCCGATCCGTTAATGTGTCCAGCACATCTTCAAGCTGCTCTTTTAATAACTCATATGCGGCTGCGTCTGAAGGAGCTAACGCATCTTGGTCTTCGATAAAATCACCTAAATGCGAGTCATCTTCTTCACCAATCGGTGTTTCTAATGAAACAGGTTCTTGAGCAATCTTAAGAATTTCTCGTACCTTTTCAGGTGTTAGATCCATTTCTTCTGATACTTCTTCTGGAGTAGGCTCACGACCTAAATCCTGCAGTAATTGACGCTGTACCCGAATTAATTTATTAATCGTCTCAACCATATGAACTGGAATTCGAATGGTACGAGCTTGGTCAGCAATCGCACGTGTGATCGCTTGGCGAATCCACCAAGTTGCATACGTACTAAATTTATATCCTTTGCGATAGTCGAACTTTTCAACAGCCTTAATTAATCCCATATTTCCTTCTTGGATTAAATCAAGGAACAACATTCCACGACCAACATACCGCTTAGCAATACTAACAACGAGACGTAGGTTGGCTTCCGCTAATCGCCGCTTTGCTTCTTCGTCACCGTCTTCAATTTTTTTTGCTAAATTGATCTCTTCTTCAGCAGAAAGAAGTGGAACTCGACCAATTTCTTTTAAATACATACGAACTGGATCATTAATCTTAATTCCAGGAGGTACACTTAAGTCGTTTAAATCAAATTCTTCTTCTTTCTCCATTTGTTGCATATTAGGTACATCATCATTATCATTTAATATTTCAATACCTTGTTCACCTAAGTATTCGAAAAACTCGTCAATTTGGTCTGAATCTTGGTCAAATACTGCAAGTTTTTCTGTAATTTCTGCGTAGGTTAGTACTCCTCTTTTTTTCCCTAACTCAACTAGTTGTTCCTTTACTTGATCGATGGTCAAATCTCCATCCGCGAGTGGGCGTAATGGTTTCTCAGCCATTCGATCCCCTCCTTCCATTGATACAACACGTCAACTTTCTTCAGATGAATCCTCATCTCTCTAGCAGGTGCTATCGTTTCAAGTCTTTTTTCATTCGGATGATATCCATAGCAATTTGAGCTGCCATTAATACATCTTTTTGTTTTTCAGCTTCTTTTTTCTCTTTTTCTTTTTGTTCTATTTCTACCCATTTTGGATAGGTTTCAATCTTATTAATGTAATCCGATAATTCTTGATCAGATAAATCATCACTAATCTCAAGCATCGCAATTTCAGCAGCTAGCCTTCTTAACTTCTCGTCATCAAGTCTTTCAATAAAAAGACTTGGATTAGGTTCAAATCCTTCACCATAATAAGCAAAGAGATGCGCAACAATTGCGTGATATTCATCTATGTTAAAAGCTCCACCAATTTTTTCTTGGATGGTAGCAGCTGTTTCTGCATTTTTCATCATATGTGCTAAAAGAATTCTTTCAGCATTGTGATAAGCGGGAAGTAACTTTTTCTGCTCAAACCCTCGATGTTTTTTTATTTCGACCAAGGATCGAACATTTTGTTGTTGCCCTCCCTTATTTCGTTTTTCTCGAAAAATTCGATGCTGTTCTTGCTTTAGTGCCTCCAATGATAAAGAAAATTCATTAGCGATTTGTCTCAAGTAATGATCTCTTTCAACTGCACGAGGAAGATCAGATATTTCATTAAGTACTTCTTCGATATACCTCATCCTTTCTCCTTCATCGAGGAGGTTTTTCCCTCGTTTTAAATATTGCATTTTGAAAGACATCAGTGTAAGACTACCATTGATAATTTCTCGCTTAAATTGCTCCCCACCATTAAGCCGAATGTAATCATCTGGGTCTTGCCCTCCTGGTAACAATGCTACTTTAACATAACACCCCACTTGAACGAGCATCGAAGCAGCTCTTGATGAAGCCTGTATCCCCGCTTCATCAGAGTCATAACATAAGATAACAGTTTCGGCATTCCTTCGAATAACTTTTGCCTGTTCCTCGGTAAGTGCTGTGCCTAAGGTTGCAATGCCGTTTGAAATTCCAGCTCCCCATGCGGATATCACATCAATATATCCTTCAAAAAGTACTGCTTGATTTAACTTTCTAATGTTCGGGCGAGCTAAATGGATCCCATAAAGCGTACGACTTTTATTAAAGAGAACCGTTTCTGGACTGTTTAAATATTTGGGCTTTCCATCATCAATAATCCGTCCACCAAAAGCGATTACATTTCCTTGTCCGTCCCAAATTGGAAACATCACACGATTACGGAAACGATCAAATAATTTACCGTCAAACTCACGGACCGATAATAATCCTGCTTTTTCAAGGGACTTTAGGTTGTATCCTCTCTTTTCTAACAGGTTTGTTAAACTATCCCAATGATTTGGGGCAAAGCCAATTTGAAAAGTTTCGAGCATTTCTTGTGTAAATCCTCTTTGCTCCACATAATTTAACCCTGTAGCCCCCATATCAGTTTTAAGGAGAATGTGATGGTAAAATTTCATTGCAAGTTCATGTGCGGCTTCTATAACAGACTGATCATTCGATTTTGCTTTATTGGAACTAATACTAGGAAGTTCAATATTTGACCGTTCCCCTAGCCTTACAACTGCCTCAACAAAACTAAGGCCTTCTAATTCCATAAGAAAAGAAAAAACATTACCGCCAGCTCCACAGCCGAAACAATGATAAAGTTGTTTATCTGGTGAAACTGAAAAAGAAGGTGTCTTTTCACCGTGAAATGGACAAAGACCAATGTAATTTCTTCCTTGTTTTTTTAACTGTACATATTCGTTAATCACTTCTACAATATCTGCCGACTTACGAACTTCCTCAACTTTTTCTTCTGGGATGCGGTTAACCATCTTTCATCACCAATCTTCTATCTGATTAGGATTACCATTCTGGTTACTATATTTTCGACCTTTTTCGGCAAATTCCTTCTTCTGTAGAAATATTTTTCTTAAATTGGTACAAAAATGTTTGCGATCCGTTGCTGTAAATGCTTTAGGCCCTTTTGTCTTATTTCCAGCCCTCCTTTGTTTTTGAGACCAATGCCTTAATTGAAGGATCGTGATCATTTCATCTTCTGTAAAAATTTTTCCTCGTGGTGATAATACAGACAACTTCCGTCCTACCAGAATGGAAGCAAGGGCATGATCTTGTGTAACGACAACATCATTTTCCTTCGCATTGTTCATAATAAACAAATCTGCAGCCTCTTTGTCTGGATCTACCAACACAACTTTAGCTTGTTCATACTGAGCTGATGAGAATATGAGGAAACAAAAATGACCTCTACATTAAATTCTGCTATTATTTCGTCCTTGACTGGACAAGAATCAGCATCAACATATACATATGATTTCGTTAACATGGTCTCTATTTCTACATCTCCTAACAAAATCCTTCTTAAAAGTGTTCTTCAGAAATGAAATATGTCGACAAATCCTCGTCAATAACTATCATTACCAAAAAACACAGAAAAAGTCTTGACTTTTTCAATTTATTTGTTCTTTTTTTGTTTTATGCTAAATCTAGATGTTTTTTTATCACAAATTTTCATTATAATAATTATTTGTTAATTTGACTACTATCATGCTTAAAAAATTTTCCTGTAAGAAAAGTGGAAGGCGCCAGCTTATCAGGGACAAGCGCTGGAAGGCTAGCAATAGATGTGCCGTTTTTTGATATCGGTTGATAGACCGAAGCCGCCGTTTAGTGCCGCATGGACTGGAGCTGCTTATTCCTTTCAGTTGCAAAATGCTGTTTTCGCAACAATTTGATTCACCTCAATTTGCCTTACAGTAAAGAGGAGAGCGAAGTCCATTAGACCTGAACTCTGCAGCTAGACAATCGAAAAGCGAAAGGCTTGTGGGTAGCCATGACTAGCAGTTGTTCTTGCTCGCGAAAGTCTGCTTTTTTGTTTTTTGGTTCTGTCAGAACATTTGACCTCAAGAGGTAAAATCCATGCGCTAGACAAAAGAATAGAGGCTGAATAGTCAGCCTCTACTTGCCTTGAAACATATTCGAAATAAGGTTTGCTGTTTCCTCTACAGCTTTGCTCGATACATCAATAACCGTACACCCAATTCGATTCATAATTTTTTCAGCATACTCAAGTTCTTGTTTTATTCTTTCTATATTTGCGTAGTTAGCTTCTGCTTTTAATCCTAAAGCTTTTAAACGTTCTGTTCTTATATCATTTAACTTCTCAGCATTAATAATAAGACCGATACATTTTTTTGGAGTCACCTTAAATAGTTCTTCAGGTGGCTCTACTTCAGGAACGAGCGGAACATTAGCTACTTTGAAACGCTTATGTGCTAAATACTGTGAAAGAGGCGTTTTCGAAGTGCGTGACACCCCAATCAATACGATGTCTGCCCGAACAATTCCTCTTGGATCTCTTCCATCGTCATACTTTACAGCAAATTCAATCGCTTCAACCTTTCGAAAATAGTCTTCATCTAGTCGATACACAAGCCCTGGTTCATACCGTGGTTGTTTTTGTGTAATTGTTGCGATTTTCTCCATCATAGGACCAATAATATCTACAACCTCGACACGTGCAGCTTGAGCTTGTTCAATTAAGTAGTCTTTTACCTCTGGAATAACTAACGTAAAAGCAATAATCGCTTGTGCTTGTTGCGCTAGACCAACTACTTCATCAATTGTACTTTTATCATCAACATAGGGAATTCTCCTGATTTCAACACCAGAACCACTATATTGACTTGCTGCAGCTCGTACAACTAATTCAGCAGTTTCACCTACTGAATCTGATACAACATAAACAATTGGGCGATGATTAAATACCTCCATCACTACCTCCTCATTAGCGCAAACCATTCATTAAATTATATTAATTCATCGTTCGCTAAGTCCACTAACACTTTCGTAATGTTCGTTTTTGTTAATCTACCGATCACTTCTAGCCCAGATCCTTTATCAAATTCACGGACAACAGGTAACGCATCAATTTGTTTATCAATTAATTTATTTGCTACGTCAATAATTAAATCATCTTTTTGACACATTGTTATATTAGGCATCCTCGTCATAATAATACTTACTGGCATCGTTTCGATTTTTTGACTTCCGATGCTCGCTCGTAACAAATCCTTTCGCGAAAGAACTCCAATTAAAGACGAACTTTGATCAATAACAAATAAAGTACCAACATCTTCTAGAAACATCGTAACGATTGCATCGTATACCGATGAAGATTCGCTGACAACAACAGGAATGGATTGATACTGTTGTACCGTGAGTTTCTTTACTTTTTCTGTTAATAATTGTGAACCTGTCTTACCCGTATAAAAATATCCTACCCTTGGTCTTGCATCTAAAAATCCTGCCATCGTTAATATAGCCAAATCTGGTCTTAACGTAGCTCTCGTTAAATTCAATCGATCTGCAATCTGTTCTCCAGTAATTGGCCCATTATTTTTCACTATATCTATAATCTGCTCTTGTCTAACTGTTAGTTCGATTGTACCTCACCGCCTTCACAACACAAAATGTGTTATGCTTTTATTCTATTATTATATACTAATACAATGAATTTTGGAATATGCGGTGCATTATTTTAAATAACTTGTATTTATAATTAGCTTAGTTACAAAGTAAGGTTGAATATTAAAGTGCTAATTGAACGATTTAAGCAAAAACAATCGCATTAAACTTAGCAAAACTTTGAATTGTATTGGCTAATAATTTCATTTGTGCTAAGCGATTTTGTTTTACTTTTTCATCTTCGGCCATAACCATAATATTATCAAAGTATAAATTTATAGATTTTTGCGTATTCGCTAATGCTTCATAAGCTGTTTTTACATCCCCATTTTCTAAAGCTTGCCTTACTTTTTGATCAGTTTCTACATAAACAGAGTATAGATCTCTTTCTTCTTCAAGTTCAAATAAACTCTCGGACAACTCCGTTAGCCCACTTGCCTTAGAAGAGATGTTTGTGACACGACTTAATGCTTCTACCGTTTCTTTAAATTGTGGTTGCTCAAGCTGTTCCATAAGTAATTGAGCTTTATTGACAATCGTATCTACTTTCCCAATCGAATCTGAAAGTACAGCATCGACGATATCATAACGAGTTCCTCGTTCCTGAAGTGTGTTCTTCACTCGTAGACTAAAGAACTCAATCAAGTCACTAGTAACTTCTTTACTGTCTCGCTTTAATAACTGCTTCTCATCTGCTACTTGTACTGCCAAATCAATGACTTCTTCAACCGATAGTTTAAGGTCTTTATCTAATATCATCTGAATAATACCTGCTGCTTGACGACGTAAAGCATACGGATCTTGAGAACCCGATGGAATTAGACCAATCCCAAAACAAGTCACAATTGTATCTAATTTATCTGCCATACTAACAATAGTCCCCGTTTTTGTTGAAGGACTTTGATCATTAGCAAAACGAGGCATGTAATGTTCTTTAATAGCCAATGCAACTTCTTTGTCTTCTCCAGCTTTTATAGCGTATTCCTCACCCATTCGCCCTTGCAACTCAGGGAATTCATAGACCATTTGAGTTACTAAATCAAATTTACACAGCTCAGCTGCTCGCTCAATTTTAGATGTCTCAGTCATAGCTAATGTTCCAGCTATCGCCTTAGAAATGGTTTGAATACGTCTTACTTTTTCACCTAAAGAACCTAATTCTTCATGATACACAATCGTCTCTAAGCGTTTTAGAGCATCTTCAATTTTTAATTTTTGATCTTCTCGATAGAAAAACTGTGCATCTGACAAACGAGCACGTAATACTTTTTCATTTCCTTTTACAACATTCTCTAAATGTTCATGATTACCATTTCTTACGGTAATAAAGTAAGGTAATAGCTTACCTTCTTCTGTTTGAACAGGAAAATAGCGTTGGTGTTCTCGCATAGATGTAATCAATACTTCTTCTGGAACTTCAAGGAAACTTTCATCAAAACTTCCATGAAGAGCTGTAGGATATTCGAGTAAATTATTTACTTCTTCAAGTAAATCCTCATCAATTGGGACGACCCAACCATTCTGTTCTTCAATCTGTTTGATTTGATTTCTAATCGCTTCTTTTCTCTCTGTAGGATTTACTATAACGTATTGAGCTAGTAGTGTGTGTACGTATTGCTTTGGCTCTTCTATCGTTGTTTCGTTCCCTAAGAAGCGATGCCCATAAGATAGTCGCCCCGTTTGTACATTCGTAATATTAAAAGGAATGACTTCATTTCCATACAACGCAACGAGCCATTGAATCGGACGAACATAACGTAAATCATATTCATTCCAGCGCATGTTCTTTGGAAAATGAAGATTTTTTATAATCTCTTCAAGCTGTGATAACACCGATTTCGTTTCTTGACCAACAATGTGCTTTTTAGCAAATACATACTCTTGACCATTAATTTTGTTGAAGAACAAACCATCTGCTGTTAAACCTTGTCCTCTTGCAAAACCTAAGGCAGCTTTTGTCCAATTCCCTTCTTCATCAACAGCTATTTTTTTAGCTGGACCTCTCGCTTCTTCCACCTTATCTTCTTGCTTTTCTGCCAATCCCATAATCACAATAGCTAGTCTGCGTGGAGTTGAATATGCTTCAATTGCATCATAAGAAACATGTCCATCATTTAACCACGCCTCTATTTTATCCTTTAACTGATTCATTGCATCTGTGACAAAACGAGCGGGCATTTCTTCTAAACCAATTTCAAGTAAAAAATCTTTCTTACTCATTTGATAATTCCTCCTTCACCTTCAGCATTGGGAAGCCTAGTCGTTCACGTTCTGCTAAATAAACTTTTGCACAATCTCTTGCTAAGTTACGAACTCGTCCAATATAACCTGTTCGTTCTGTAACAGAAATGGCTCCTCTAGCATCTAATTGGTTAAACACATGAGAACACTTCAACACATAATCATACGCTGGAAATACAAGGTTTTCATCTAATGCACGCCTTGCCTCTTGTTCATATGTACTAAATAATTGGAACATCATCGCACTATCTGATACTTCAAACGTATATTTTGAATGCTCATACTCAGGTTGTAAAAAGATATCTCCATATGTTACCCCATTGACCCACTCAAGGTCGAAAACATTTTCTTTATCTTGAATGTAAGAAGCTAATCGTTCAATTCCATAAGTAATTTCAACAGCTACTGGATGTGCATCAATTCCACCAACTTGTTGAAAGTATGTAAATTGGGTAATCTCCATGCCATCTAACCAAACTTCCCAACCTAATCCCCATGCACCGAGCGTAGGAGCTTCCCAGTTGTCCTCTACGAAACGAATGTCATGTTTTAAAGGATTAATCCCTAATTCTTTTAAGCTGTCTAAATAGAGCTCTTGGATATTATCAGGCGATGGCTTCATAATGACTTGAAATTGATGATGCTGATACAGACGATTGGGATTTTCCCCATACCTGCCATCAACTGGACGTCTTGAAGGCTCAACATAAGCTACGTTCCATGGTTCAGGACCAATACTTCTTAAGTAAGTCATTGGATTCATGGTCCCAGCACCTTTTTCAACATCGTATGCCTGCATAATAATGCAATTTTGTTTAGCCCAAAAGTTTTGTAACGTAAGAATCATATTTTGTACATTCATCTTTTTTCCTCCTTATCAAATTAACATTTATAAAAACTTGACTCCTTTGTTAACAACATAGGTAATTTACGGCATTTTTTAATGAAGCCTAAAATATGCGAGTAATCTCGAATGAACATCAAAAAAACTCTCGTCCCTATGCTATCCTTAATAGCATAGGGACGAGAGTTACCCGCGGTTCCACCCTATTTGCTTTTCTCATCAACGATGTGAAAAGCCACTTTCAATGAGAGATGCTCCAGAATGCCTTTCTTTATCGTCTATATCCCTAGCTCACACCATCCTAGGTTCGCTTTCTATAGAGAGGATAAATACTTCCTTTCCTTCTTTGCACCGTATGTTTTCAATAAAAGTTCAAAAAGTTCTCATGCAACATCATTTCATTCCTTGTAAAGTCACTAACCTCAGTTTTTTCACAAGATGACCTGTGTTACTAGTCCTTTTTTAACTAGTTAAAACATATACTTTAAAAGCATGATACTCAAAAAGCTAACCGCTGTCAACTTTCATTTGGATTTAGCCAATTCATTTTCTCTAATTGATCTAAAAAAGATCTTGATTTTAGCCTTAATCCAGAATACTCATCGTAATACGATGTCAAAACGTGTTTCAATTCTTGCTTTGTTTCTTTTTTCACAGAAATATTTCCTAAACGCTTTAAGTCAAAATGGTAAAAGAGCCGGAGCAATTTAATGGTAGCTGGGGAAACTTTCAACCGATACGGATCTTTATGCGAACAACGATGACACAAAAAACCACCTTCACCGATTGAAAAAGAAAATTCTCCGTCTACGCTATCACAACTAGAACATCCATTTAACTGCGGTCCAATACCAGATACAAAAAGCATCTTTACTTCATAAAGACGGACTAGTATCTCTGGGTCTACTTCTTCATCAATATAATGGAGCGTTTGTACTAATAATTCAAATAAATATGGATTACGTTCAAGGTCATTGGTAAGTTTATCTGTTAATTCAACTATGTAAGAAGCATAAGAGGCTCGAAGTAAATCATTTCGAACCTCTCGATAAGATTGAATAATCTCTCCTTGTTGAAGAGTACCTAGACCAGAGCCTTTTTGAATAAGAAAAGTGCCATAAATAAATAATTGAGAAATAGCAGCTAATCGACTCTTAGGTTTTTTTGCTCCTCTCGCCATGACACCGACCTTACCCATTTCTCTCGTCAGTAAAGTAACAATTTTATTAGCTTCACCGTAATCCGATGTACGAATAACAATACCTTCTACTTTTTGAAACATTCTAGTCACCACACAAGGAAGTCGTGAAGTGCAAGCAAGATCAGTGAGCGTCTAAGTTCGTGTACTCCTCTTCATTATCTTGAGCTGATACGTCACCATGCTCCTTTTCCAGTTCCTTGATTAATAAATAGGTATCAACACTTCCTGTCATCGAAAATACTTTCCAGGAGAAATCAAGCACTTGGAATTCCACCTTTCGTTTAGGAATGTTAGACCGCTCTATACTCTATAGCTTGACCTTGTTTTGCAAATTCATGTTATGGAATAATTGTCAATTTAGACAAACCGTAATATGCTACATGCATTTACTTCATACATCTATCTTAGAGATTTTTTTATAAAAAAACAATGGCTACAAGTTGAGCCATTGTTAAAACTATATTAATAAGTTATTACAGACTATTACAAAATTAATATTCATCTTCATTAAATCCGAAATCTCGCAATTGATGACCTTTATTTCTCCAATCTTTTTGCACTTTAACCCATAGTTCAAGGAACACTTTTGAGCCTAGTAAAGCCTCAATATCTGTACGAGCACGTTTGCCTATTTCTTTTAGCATACTACCTTGCTTGCCGATAATAATC
This window encodes:
- the glyS gene encoding glycine--tRNA ligase subunit beta is translated as MSKKDFLLEIGLEEMPARFVTDAMNQLKDKIEAWLNDGHVSYDAIEAYSTPRRLAIVIMGLAEKQEDKVEEARGPAKKIAVDEEGNWTKAALGFARGQGLTADGLFFNKINGQEYVFAKKHIVGQETKSVLSQLEEIIKNLHFPKNMRWNEYDLRYVRPIQWLVALYGNEVIPFNITNVQTGRLSYGHRFLGNETTIEEPKQYVHTLLAQYVIVNPTERKEAIRNQIKQIEEQNGWVVPIDEDLLEEVNNLLEYPTALHGSFDESFLEVPEEVLITSMREHQRYFPVQTEEGKLLPYFITVRNGNHEHLENVVKGNEKVLRARLSDAQFFYREDQKLKIEDALKRLETIVYHEELGSLGEKVRRIQTISKAIAGTLAMTETSKIERAAELCKFDLVTQMVYEFPELQGRMGEEYAIKAGEDKEVALAIKEHYMPRFANDQSPSTKTGTIVSMADKLDTIVTCFGIGLIPSGSQDPYALRRQAAGIIQMILDKDLKLSVEEVIDLAVQVADEKQLLKRDSKEVTSDLIEFFSLRVKNTLQERGTRYDIVDAVLSDSIGKVDTIVNKAQLLMEQLEQPQFKETVEALSRVTNISSKASGLTELSESLFELEEERDLYSVYVETDQKVRQALENGDVKTAYEALANTQKSINLYFDNIMVMAEDEKVKQNRLAQMKLLANTIQSFAKFNAIVFA
- the rpoD gene encoding RNA polymerase sigma factor RpoD; translated protein: MAEKPLRPLADGDLTIDQVKEQLVELGKKRGVLTYAEITEKLAVFDQDSDQIDEFFEYLGEQGIEILNDNDDVPNMQQMEKEEEFDLNDLSVPPGIKINDPVRMYLKEIGRVPLLSAEEEINLAKKIEDGDEEAKRRLAEANLRLVVSIAKRYVGRGMLFLDLIQEGNMGLIKAVEKFDYRKGYKFSTYATWWIRQAITRAIADQARTIRIPVHMVETINKLIRVQRQLLQDLGREPTPEEVSEEMDLTPEKVREILKIAQEPVSLETPIGEEDDSHLGDFIEDQDALAPSDAAAYELLKEQLEDVLDTLTDREENVLRLRFGLDDGRTRTLEEVGKVFGVTRERIRQIEAKALRKLRHPSRSKRLKDFLD
- the recO gene encoding DNA repair protein RecO, with amino-acid sequence MFQKVEGIVIRTSDYGEANKIVTLLTREMGKVGVMARGAKKPKSRLAAISQLFIYGTFLIQKGSGLGTLQQGEIIQSYREVRNDLLRASYASYIVELTDKLTNDLERNPYLFELLVQTLHYIDEEVDPEILVRLYEVKMLFVSGIGPQLNGCSSCDSVDGEFSFSIGEGGFLCHRCSHKDPYRLKVSPATIKLLRLFYHFDLKRLGNISVKKETKQELKHVLTSYYDEYSGLRLKSRSFLDQLEKMNWLNPNES
- the glyQ gene encoding glycine--tRNA ligase subunit alpha translates to MNVQNMILTLQNFWAKQNCIIMQAYDVEKGAGTMNPMTYLRSIGPEPWNVAYVEPSRRPVDGRYGENPNRLYQHHQFQVIMKPSPDNIQELYLDSLKELGINPLKHDIRFVEDNWEAPTLGAWGLGWEVWLDGMEITQFTYFQQVGGIDAHPVAVEITYGIERLASYIQDKENVFDLEWVNGVTYGDIFLQPEYEHSKYTFEVSDSAMMFQLFSTYEQEARRALDENLVFPAYDYVLKCSHVFNQLDARGAISVTERTGYIGRVRNLARDCAKVYLAERERLGFPMLKVKEELSNE
- a CDS encoding YqzL family protein, coding for MLDFSWKVFSMTGSVDTYLLIKELEKEHGDVSAQDNEEEYTNLDAH
- a CDS encoding helix-turn-helix transcriptional regulator, with product MELTVRQEQIIDIVKNNGPITGEQIADRLNLTRATLRPDLAILTMAGFLDARPRVGYFYTGKTGSQLLTEKVKKLTVQQYQSIPVVVSESSSVYDAIVTMFLEDVGTLFVIDQSSSLIGVLSRKDLLRASIGSQKIETMPVSIIMTRMPNITMCQKDDLIIDVANKLIDKQIDALPVVREFDKGSGLEVIGRLTKTNITKVLVDLANDELI
- the dnaG gene encoding DNA primase, which translates into the protein MVNRIPEEKVEEVRKSADIVEVINEYVQLKKQGRNYIGLCPFHGEKTPSFSVSPDKQLYHCFGCGAGGNVFSFLMELEGLSFVEAVVRLGERSNIELPSISSNKAKSNDQSVIEAAHELAMKFYHHILLKTDMGATGLNYVEQRGFTQEMLETFQIGFAPNHWDSLTNLLEKRGYNLKSLEKAGLLSVREFDGKLFDRFRNRVMFPIWDGQGNVIAFGGRIIDDGKPKYLNSPETVLFNKSRTLYGIHLARPNIRKLNQAVLFEGYIDVISAWGAGISNGIATLGTALTEEQAKVIRRNAETVILCYDSDEAGIQASSRAASMLVQVGCYVKVALLPGGQDPDDYIRLNGGEQFKREIINGSLTLMSFKMQYLKRGKNLLDEGERMRYIEEVLNEISDLPRAVERDHYLRQIANEFSLSLEALKQEQHRIFREKRNKGGQQQNVRSLVEIKKHRGFEQKKLLPAYHNAERILLAHMMKNAETAATIQEKIGGAFNIDEYHAIVAHLFAYYGEGFEPNPSLFIERLDDEKLRRLAAEIAMLEISDDLSDQELSDYINKIETYPKWVEIEQKEKEKKEAEKQKDVLMAAQIAMDIIRMKKDLKR
- a CDS encoding DUF188 domain-containing protein; this translates as MVDPDKEAADLFIMNNAKENDVVVTQDHALASILVGRKLSVLSPRGKIFTEDEMITILQLRHWSQKQRRAGNKTKGPKAFTATDRKHFCTNLRKIFLQKKEFAEKGRKYSNQNGNPNQIEDW
- a CDS encoding pyruvate, water dikinase regulatory protein: MEVFNHRPIVYVVSDSVGETAELVVRAAASQYSGSGVEIRRIPYVDDKSTIDEVVGLAQQAQAIIAFTLVIPEVKDYLIEQAQAARVEVVDIIGPMMEKIATITQKQPRYEPGLVYRLDEDYFRKVEAIEFAVKYDDGRDPRGIVRADIVLIGVSRTSKTPLSQYLAHKRFKVANVPLVPEVEPPEELFKVTPKKCIGLIINAEKLNDIRTERLKALGLKAEANYANIERIKQELEYAEKIMNRIGCTVIDVSSKAVEETANLISNMFQGK